The genomic segment TCTTGACTTTCTATTGCCTTCGCTGGAATGTGTTTTCAGGTGGAATTGAACATCATGCAATATTCATGCAATGGAGTTTGTCTTTCACGAGTCGATCTCCGCCATTTGGCATTTCCCAGCGCTTATGGCTTATTTCCTGCTCCCAGCATATTGATTCGGTAGAGTTATCGCCCTCATCCTGTAATCTTATAGCTAGTTTTGTAGGTTCGTTGACAAAGCGATTGCACGGGAAAGTAGGTGTTGCCGGGTTTTGTCGCTGCGTTAGGATTAATGTTTCTTCAGACCGAAAacttaaggccgccccacattcagcgtttctaccggcgttttttggcgttgcgtctcccggcgtggtcgcatgaacggcgccagagagggcgtccagccacacgagcggcacgcggaccagcgccagcgcagcgtcgcacaatgtgaccagatttattttaccagatacctcctaagctaattgtgtaatatcaatgaaaagagctgtcataagtattcttcaatgcaatacttatgccttttgcatagttttacgctaaataaaatattcagggctgtgtagaaaaattacacaaggctaagcttcagaaaactggcagcaatatcggcgtgaacatcacgagcggtcggcgcgttggcgtgcgaagctgagcatcgagggttctttattctatgatagagggggaagtaggtgctttttattgctagacgccatacgccacatcatggaaagaaggcagcagcttttgctgctaaaaaagaagctcctgcttctcatttggtacacccggcaggacgatggcggcgacttcaatccacaaaacgttttttttaacacgattcttgtgtttggtctgccacaatatcggccttgcttctatagtggctataagaagctcgttatcgatgttcgccggtagcatgattgaagcaaccaaacaaacagcaatggaggcgcgaactgcgaatctgcggaagtttcttgcaagagttgccagcagcgcggccacgccctgccacgcgctgattggtcggcgctgtcgagccgcttccgacggcggcggcgagatctggtgtcccttgagcacgacgttttggcttggcgccagcctcagcgtcgacgccgagcgacgccgggtgacaaaacgccagaaaacgccgggaaaacgctgaatgtggggcggcctttactTTCTGGGCTTCTCATTTGGTTTGCCCCTGTGGCTTCGTTCCAGCGCTCATCTAGAGCTTCTTCCTCCACAGTGCAATTTCCGCTTGGCTAACTGGGCTAAGAGTGTCAACACGTGTAAATTACGACAGACGCTTCGGACAGCTCTGATAACGTCCTCTAAAATATCACGTGAGAAGCGTCCGTCTCGTGAATGGAGGAGGAGAAATAAACGGCCGTGTCACAACTGTGGTTTAACTAGTTATTGctagaaaaaaattaagaggcaATTTAGCGGcaattgcgagaaaaaaaatgcattagcattacgtGGCACCTCTTTGACGTCCTGGATCCATTACTTACACGGCGTTCATGACCACATTGCGAAGTCATGTTCAGGAGCTCATTCGACACACGTCCTGCTTGGGAATGTTATAAATATATCTATAACATTCCCAAGGTTAGTTATAGTACCAAAACACAAATACGcatgaaagtggatgggaaaacgacacttttcatataactataatatttgagaagttaattaattgaTTAACGCTAAATATCTAataaggcggaatgaaaaaaataatttgagtatttccaagctacggcgaacaacattaccttggttctttctAACTACGTGGTATTGACACACTGTTAAACTGGCTAAAGCTAGCTGGGACACCATGTACAACAGAACATGAGCGACTGGAAACAAGGCTTCCGCACTATTGCACATGTCCAAATAAGGAGTTCCTGCAGTAATGTTTTTAGGATTATCGGGCGTCCCCTCACAGTAAAATCTTTGGTATCCGTAACAAGGTAAATTCCTAATAAAGATTTATTACTTGCGGTGTCCAGTTAAATCTCCCTTCCGTTGTTTCGAGCCTACCGCGAAGCACCTGTTATGCTCTGGTAGGCGAGTTAGCTGTGTATCTTGGAAATGCGTAAACATTACAAAACACTCTCAGTGTTCGCTCCCGTGGTCTTATCTTCGAAGTAGACCAGGTCTACCTGCAGACGTGCAGAATTTCAACGTTGCGTGTTGACCAGCTGTCGTTACGGCGATCGCTACTCCTTCATCGCCAAGAAGGAATGCGATTGTCCATCCACGGCCATGATTTTTAGAGAATGCTCCCAAAATGGCTACATCACGTGTGACTGTGACGAGGGCGCGAGGACTGACGTTTTCAGTCCCGTTCAGTCAGTCCCATTTTAAATCTGCGTAATTCAGTACCCATTGGACGGTGCTTGTGTTCTGTCTAGTATTTTCACCTTTCTGTATTTTTATTATTCCACTCCTATCTTGGTCCTGACCGGAGCGATGCTATCCCTAATGAAATATAAGAATGGAGATGCCACTCTACAAAGAGTCCTTCCTTGGTAGCTCTGTATATCTACACATGTGAGATAACGGGAAATGTCTTGGGCATCAGGAACTGCCTATAAGCACTTTcattaaaattaaaaataaagaaatcttCCTCGATGCAATACTCGAGCACGCCGTTGGAGCGAGTGCTTCGTTACTACTTTACGCTACGTATCAAAGTAGGACGCTGGATCACCAACTACTTGCAATTTGTTTTGCACGACATCAATTTTCACAATGCGTGTGATCtgcccaatgtttttttttcttgtgtactAGATTTTAATGAGGGGAGAGGTTAAACTCACTGCTGGGAGTGCTCTTTTAGACCTGCAGCCTTGGACTTGTCTACCAGGGGCAAGGAGTGTGACTTTTGCGTAGCGCGAGACACTTTGGTGATCTGCGACGCGCTGGACGTAGCCAGGGGATCGGACATGATACTGGAAGAGATGCTGGACGCCTTGCCGGACGCGTGGCTGGACGTAGTGCCGGACAACTCGCTCGTTAGACTCTGAGTGTCCAAAGTCCGGTGACTGGATCGGTCCTGGAAACGGATGGCCGACTGCGAGCGAAGAAAGAGCAACGGGGTTGTTTCAGAACATTTCTTGCTTCGTAGTAAATGAACATTACAAATAAATACCATACCAGGTAGAGCTTAAATAATTCATTACGCTTCTTCCATTCCAGAACGGCCGCTACTACAATTACAGAGGTTGTGGCAAGCCCAAAAGGACAGAAGAATGAGAGACAAACTAAAGAGAAATCCACAGGGACGTGTTGACTTCAAGTGATCAACACAGGTCGAAGAAGTGTCTCAGCTTCGCTGATGTTTTAAGGAAGTGATAGCTAGAAAGGTTGTTTACATTCGTTTGAATTTTAACCTACCTTTTAAAGTTGGTCAGAGCTTCTTCTAAAGATTTCTTTAGCATTGGGCTAAGGCCCACTCCTGGATAATATGGAAGCAAACAGCAAAATTCCTTTCAGCAAGGAAGGCTCTTGATGTGTAAATTCCCATGTGGTATGCTCGCGTGAAACAAGTAGCTTCAACGTCGAACAATCAGCCTGATTGAACACTCTCATGCGGGACGCCTGTATTTATCAACTGGTacatgttggggggggggggtaggaacGTATTCTCATGTTCCCTTTGATCTCGTTCGAGGGGTTCATCTCTGGTGAATCCCCAGTCAAACTCAAATATATCAGGACGCCTGAGGTGACGTACCAGACGTATGACCTCGAAGTAAGCGAAGTCGCAAATATAACGATGGTTTGTAAAGCGTGCGCCTCATAATGCGGGAAAAATAACGCAGCGACTTGCTTGAAGTTGACTCTGCTCACCACGGTGGAAGTGCGTGGCTCCGCGGTAGTCGGAATGATGCGCATGCGTGGGGCTGGACCAGCCGCCCGTCGGGTGTCTTCCCCTGTGTTCAGGAATGGAGCCAACATCGCCGGAGGTGGTGGCGTGGCCTCGATTATCGCCGGGTGGCGTGGCGTCTTTTCGTATCGAGAAACCTTCGACACATCGAACAATCTGAACATTGTTCTCTTCAAGGTTGAAAATCTCTAAGCGGCTCTTCCCTCCTTAAGACAGCgggtgatcatgatgatgatgaagcctcagttaatggcacaaacccactaagggggataggctacgaatcgggtggtaatgtGATTGAAAAAATAAGTTAGTTAATAAAGAAATAACACAAAGAGCTAATTAAATGTATAACCGAAGATGAAACAAAAACTGTGAATGCATGGATAAAGTACTGATCAATACTATAGtgagccttgcgttgataggaatactaaaaaagaaaaaagaaatgttactgaaatacataaagtaaaggatatacttaaacatgTGCAAGGGAAATTTTTGAATTATAATACTAGTAAGAtttaaactgtgaatttgtgcttttacttgtTGAATTTTGTAAATTGGGAAGTCCCAGCCAAGAGAACGTGCTGACTGCGCTTCTTCGTCCTTCTCTTTCCTCGAGTGTCGTAATGGTAAAGCTCGCTTGGGTGGCTTTTCTCTGCTCGCGGATGGAAGAGTGCGTCCCCGTATAGTTCACGACAGAATGTGCTTATCATAGTCTTATCAATAACGGGACACACCGTACTACGTCAGGAGCCGattgcgatgatgatgatgaccttaaaGTTTTTGGCATGCATCCTCCTATGCCGATTACCTGCGTGTATGTGTGTAGAGCCTGACGAGGAAGACAAAGGCTTGCTTATTTTGCAGTGTCTTGGCATTAAATAGAAAACCGTGACAACGGTGAGGCACTAAAATCTCTACTTTCTTTTTGCGCATAAGGAGCAATACCAAACTACGATTCTTAGAGAGTCCACCTTGCTTTGGTGTGGTGCATATAGGTATGGCTCAACCCACTGCGAAGATCAGCCATAAATTGGGTTGCAGTAGgtagaaaaggaagaaaacttAAATGCGTTGCAACATTCTGTGCATATGCTCTAAATCTTCCGATAAAAGACAGTAAAGAAGAAGTTCAAGCAGTCGGAATCTGCCCATAACAACAATATTACGACATGTCATCTAGAGATATTTTATGTTGACGTCATGTTGGCATCATTATCTTGTTTTCGCGATTGCGCCTGGTTGTGTGGCAATGTACGGCCTAGAACATTGATGGCGTCCATAGCAATAACAATTGCTTATAGTTGCAGGAACTGTTGTTGCGATAGAAACTGCGAGACAATGAAAAAAGGGAGATGAATATCAATCGGAGGGCTATTTCTGGCTGCAATATTAGTTTTCTGCAAACGGTAGCCCACTCTGCTGCTTTAATTCAAGATGGGACAATCGCAAGAAAACGGCTAACAGTAACGAAATGTAAACGACGCTCACGATGCGCGATGCCACCGGCCACGTAGGTGGCATTTTTCGGAACATGCGGGGATAATTACTACCATTCATTCTCAATTTCCTTGGAATTTACAATTTGCTCATAGTTTCTGACATTATCTACCAAGTTTCCCACTGTCAGCGAGAAATCCAGCGCTTCCTACGCAAGGACAGGGGCTCAATGGTCCACTTCTCTATTTACCTCAAacccgtcgcggtggcttagcaCCTATAACTTTGAGCCAATAAGCACGAGTTTGCCGGATGGAATCCCAGACGCGGCAGCCGCAATTCGGtggtgggcgaaatgcaaaaacgcctgcgTACCTTGCATACGGTGCACATCAGACAACCCCAGATGGTCTGAATTAATCAGCAGTCAATtactacggtgcgcctcataatcagatcgtggtgatGGCACATAACACCCGAGAACTTGATTATTTACGTCGAAGTAAATCTTCCTTACACCGCGATACGGCGTTCTAGCAGTAGTAAGACGTAGAGAATCCCGTCGCTTGATCTCGAGGCTGTACTGGTGAAACGAGACAAAATACAGCGAAGTTTGAAGTGTGTGACAGTTTTGGCATTCAGCGCGGCATTTATCTCCAGCTTCGGGGGCGCAGCAGTCGAGTTGTCGCTCTCGAGCAAGCGACAAGTGAAAACTTGAATTCGAGAGCACATGGCATTGGCCTGAAGAAAATGACCTTTTAACGGAAGATTTCTTACTTTGCAACTATGCATACGGGCCCACAGCGTTCCAACATAGTAACATTCAACCTATTATgcaggtttggtttggtttggtgcatACGCatatggctcaacccactacgggggataggccacgaattgGGCTACAGTAGGTCAAAAGACAAAGGGATGCCAGTCTGCGCCCACTGTCTTCGACTATGGCCGGCCTCCCGCCGATAGAGCGTTAGCACGAGGGCAAGATTAAAACGTAGGACCCGCCGCTAGGTGCATCATCAGTTAGCAATGTCACTCGTGTGTTTATTAGCGTCATATCTGTACCTTAGTGCCCATATGCCCTCAGAAGCACACACACATGACGTTTCACGTAATTCACTGCGGCTGCGACCCCAATACAAACGTAACGCAAACGACGCAGAGGTTTGCTCGAAATGAGGCAAACTAAACACATTTTACCCGAAATTGTGACGATGCAGTGCAATAATTTGCATATGTGTTCGGCGATCACGCAAAACGAACACAGTACCCCAGAAGTTCGGATGTGGAGATGACATCCGTATCAACGCGTCGAGAATGTGCATTAATGTTATTAGATGCAACCCACGTGTCCGCGGTCGTTTTGCTCTGTACGTGCCTCACTTTCGTCACTCGTAAGACCTTTAGTAGCAGCTACCGAGTGCGACACGTCGCAAAACACTAGCAGTTGTAGCCCACAAACTGCTAACGCAGAGTTCAAAACAGCTTCTCTATAGTTTCGAGGGCCTACTCGTCTTTCCCTATGTGCATGCGATCGAGACATTGAGCATGTTTCCCCCATGTTGCCGATGGACTACGAGGGtccttttgttttcatttagtgAAAATATGGAAGAAGTTATGCGTGATGTCTAAAGTTCCGCGCTTAAATAACGGCATTTGAGGTAGCTACGCAAGCTATAGCGCCTTGGAGGTTTAGAAGCATGTTTTACAGATTGTGCAGGACTTATCCCTCTGTCctgatagagaaagagagagagagagagagaaaaataacctTATTTAGTGTCCAGCCATTAGGGGAATTCTTTTGAGACCGAGATCAAGTTTAACGGTAATTGTGGCAGCAATATTCTGAATTGCATGCGAAGTAAATTGTGTGTGAATAGAATATGGCGTACGCGCACTTCTTCTTTAAAACAGTGCTCGAGAACGCTATATGCAGGCATTGGTTTAAGCGGTTGAGTGGCCCAACGATTGCGCCACACATGAGCACTGTGTTGAAGCGTGCGGCTCTGTTAGTTTACGGAAGTTCCGAATGAATCGGTTCGCAAGAAGCAGGTTCTCTCATGTGGCCCTGCAAGCTGGCGAAAGGGAGCCcgtatttattttttcgcagcaTAATTATGCAAATAGATCATCAAGGGGTTAGGCCTGCGCCTTTTTGACCAATTTCATACTTTGAGCAGATTTCACGTTGCATAGCTGCGGTAGAAGAAATTTAAGCTTCTTCCCTGATATCGGTGGGCTGTCTTGCatgaaaactgcaagacagtccACCGCATATGTATATGCGGTGCATATgtcttgcatgaaaaaaaaaatgtgcaatgcATATGTGCAATGAATATGtcttgcatgaaaaaaatgaattatgTAAAGCGGGTTCAGGTAGATGTATAAGGACTAGGGCTGCAATTGTGCTGGCTTTGCCCGTAGGTGTCAAGCCTGTTAAATAAACGCACTTGAACAAATATCTTTCACGCCTTCCTATAAAGAATAATTTGCCGTAAAGTTATACTTAGTGCTTCTTTGTACTTTCAACGAAAGCCACGCGTAATACTTGGAGCATAAAACATGTTACACAAATAACGACTTCGAAGGCTCAAACGTTTGAGAACGTGTGGGCGATTTCTCGAAACACCGCACGGCTTGAGCCACTTCCGCCTACAAAAGGAAAACATCAGATTCGACAAATATAATGTTTAATCCAAGACCTACGACAAAAACTGATCCAAGACCTGCGACAGAAACAGGTCCTTGAAAAATTTCCGGAAAACTACTCGCGAATATTTTCTAAATAGCGCgatgcaaattctttttttttctttcgcagggTCCTTTCTGTAAGTTCCCCCCTCGAATCATCCCGGGCCGAAGGTTTATTCCAGGGGTGCTTGAGGCCCTTCCCCTTCCTCTTCCTCGCCCTGGGCGTTGACGTTCAAGGCCGGTGTTTCACGCGAGTCCGAATCGTCCCGCCGACCTCTGCCCGGTTCTGACCCGGGTGCTGCCCGCTGGTCACTGGCGCGGTCTCGGTGGTCGTGCTCGCAGAAGTAGCGTCCAAGCGGACGACAGACACGAACGTAAGCCGAGCAACAGGGGGCCGGGTCGTTGTTGCGAAGTCCCTGGGAAAACGAAGTGGCAGCGGCTTACGATGGCGCAGAAATTTCCCCTGCTCACTTACGAAAACGACTAATGGCTGTGACCTTGCCCTAGTGGGCGGAAGATAAACAAATCACTGTATAGCATTGCGCGGATGTGTGGAGCGCAGAAATGTTTAAGCTGGCTATCGcagcgaaacttttttttttttttgctgtaactAGAAGTGATCGCAAACTAAGTAGAACGTTGCGTCAACCTTTACGAAAAATGCCGAGTCGCGAAAGAAGTTTGCATGTCGGTCTCCGAACGGCCGGTTTGAAGCTTTCCAGAGGTGAGAGGGTGCCAGAAAGGCGCTTGCTTCGTGCAAGCTCGTacagacaa from the Dermacentor variabilis isolate Ectoservices chromosome 9, ASM5094787v1, whole genome shotgun sequence genome contains:
- the LOC142558494 gene encoding uncharacterized protein LOC142558494, whose amino-acid sequence is MFRLFDVSKVSRYEKTPRHPAIIEATPPPPAMLAPFLNTGEDTRRAAGPAPRMRIIPTTAEPRTSTVSAIRFQDRSSHRTLDTQSLTSELSGTTSSHASGKASSISSSIMSDPLATSSASQITKVSRATQKSHSLPLVDKSKAAGLKEHSQQREGAHALLPFYACILILLVLFILHSFILLAPYADRSRARHAAKRTPKPKSKSPCFF